One Tamlana carrageenivorans genomic region harbors:
- the prfA gene encoding peptide chain release factor 1: MLEKLQIVKQRFDEVSDLIIQPDIIADQKRYVELNREYKDLRILMGKREEYIEFTNNLAEAEEIIADGSDAEMVEMARLQYDEAKEGIPKLEEEIKVLLIPKDPQDTKNAVVELRAGTGGDEASIFAGDLFRMYTKYCESKGWKVDTVDFSEGTNGGFKEIQFEVSGEDVYGTLKFEAGVHRVQRVPQTETQGRVHTSAATVMVFPEAEEFDVEINPKDVRIDFFCSSGPGGQSVNTTYSAVRLTHIPTGLVAQCQDQKSQHKNKEKAFKVLRSRLYDLELAKKMEEDAALRGTMVTSGDRSAKIRTYNYPQGRVTDHRIGLTLYDLSNIVNGDIQKIIDELQLAENTEKLKANSDQI, encoded by the coding sequence ATGTTAGAGAAATTACAAATAGTAAAGCAGCGTTTTGATGAGGTTAGTGATTTAATCATTCAACCCGATATTATTGCAGATCAAAAACGTTATGTCGAGTTAAATCGAGAATATAAAGATTTACGTATCCTTATGGGGAAACGTGAGGAATACATTGAGTTTACCAATAATCTAGCTGAAGCTGAAGAAATAATCGCCGATGGTAGTGATGCCGAAATGGTTGAAATGGCTAGATTACAGTACGATGAAGCAAAAGAAGGGATTCCTAAACTTGAGGAAGAAATTAAAGTGCTTTTAATACCTAAAGATCCTCAGGATACTAAAAATGCCGTAGTTGAGTTACGTGCTGGAACAGGTGGTGATGAGGCGAGTATTTTTGCCGGTGACTTATTTAGAATGTACACAAAATACTGCGAAAGCAAAGGTTGGAAGGTTGATACAGTAGATTTTAGTGAAGGAACCAATGGCGGATTTAAAGAAATTCAGTTTGAAGTTTCTGGAGAGGATGTTTATGGTACTTTAAAATTTGAAGCTGGCGTTCACCGTGTACAACGTGTTCCGCAAACAGAAACACAAGGTCGCGTGCATACATCAGCAGCAACTGTCATGGTTTTTCCTGAGGCTGAAGAATTTGATGTAGAAATTAATCCTAAAGATGTTCGTATCGATTTTTTCTGTTCATCAGGTCCTGGTGGTCAGTCGGTAAATACGACTTATTCAGCTGTGCGTTTAACACATATTCCAACAGGATTAGTGGCGCAGTGTCAAGATCAGAAATCTCAGCATAAAAATAAAGAGAAAGCTTTTAAAGTATTACGTTCGCGTTTATACGATTTAGAGTTGGCTAAAAAGATGGAGGAAGATGCCGCTTTACGTGGTACCATGGTAACCAGTGGTGATAGAAGTGCTAAAATTAGAACTTATAATTATCCTCAAGGACGTGTTACCGATCATAGAATTGGTTTAACACTTTACGATTTATCGAATATTGTTAATGGTGATATTCAAAAAATTATTGATGAATTACAACTTGCTGAAAACACCGAAAAGTTAAAGGCAAATAGTGATCAAATTTAG
- a CDS encoding adenosylcobalamin-dependent ribonucleoside-diphosphate reductase, producing the protein MNEKLTEVPQKTYTQEEAFQAALKYFKNDDLAARVWLNKYALKDSEGNIYELTPNDMHKRIAKEIASVESKYPNPLSQKDIFDLIKDFKYIVPQGSPMAGIGNPFQIASLSNCFVIGNDGESDSYGGIMKIDQEQVQLMKRRGGVGHDLSHIRPKGSAVKNSALTSTGIVPFMERYSNSTREVAQDGRRGALMLSVSINHPDSEDFINAKLEQGKVTGANVSVRIDDEFMKAVKDGKTYTQKYPIFSATPKVSKSIDANALWKKIVHNAWKSAEPGILFWDTIINESVPDCYADLGYKTVSTNPCGEIPLCPYDSCRLLAINLFSYVENPFTSSAKFNFELFKKHVAAAQRIMDDVIDLELLKIDNILKKIDEDPEQDEVKRTEKNLWLNIQRKAEEGRRTGVGITAEGDMLAALGIKYGSKEGNAFSLEVHKTIAIEAYRASVHLAKERGAFGIFDIEREKNNPFIQRLKEADDKLYYEMLEYGRRNIALLTIAPTGTTSLMTQTTSGIEPVFMPVYKRRRKVNPNDKDVRVDFVDEVGDSWEEYVVFHHRFKQWMEVTGVDTKVNYSQDEINALIKKSPYYEATSNDVDWLSKVSMQGAIQKWVDHSISVTINLPNDVSEDLVGELYLKAWEVGCKGVTVYRDGSRSGVLISNDEKKKEETEETLTAFPTKRPQSLEADVVRFQNSKEKWIAFIGIIDGKPYEVFTGLADDEDGILIPRWVNKGVIIKNRGEDGVRRYDFQYKNARGYKTTIEGLSHKFNPEFWNYAKLISSTLRHGMPIDKIVDLINSLQLDSESINTWKNGVVRALKRYVEDGTKAKGQKCDACKSTNLIYQEGCLTCKDCGSSKCG; encoded by the coding sequence ATGAACGAAAAACTAACAGAAGTACCCCAAAAAACATATACACAGGAAGAGGCCTTTCAGGCTGCTTTAAAGTATTTTAAAAATGATGATCTAGCTGCTCGTGTTTGGTTAAATAAATATGCTCTTAAAGATTCTGAAGGGAATATTTATGAGTTAACACCAAATGATATGCACAAGCGTATTGCTAAAGAAATAGCAAGTGTAGAGTCTAAGTATCCTAACCCATTATCGCAAAAAGACATATTCGATTTAATAAAGGATTTTAAATATATCGTTCCTCAAGGGAGTCCGATGGCAGGCATAGGTAATCCCTTTCAAATAGCTTCCTTGTCTAATTGTTTTGTGATTGGAAATGATGGAGAATCCGATTCATACGGAGGAATCATGAAAATAGATCAGGAGCAAGTACAACTTATGAAGCGCCGTGGTGGTGTTGGTCACGATTTGTCTCATATTCGTCCAAAAGGTTCTGCTGTTAAAAATTCAGCATTAACATCTACAGGAATTGTGCCTTTTATGGAGCGTTATTCAAACTCAACAAGAGAGGTTGCTCAAGATGGTCGACGTGGTGCTTTAATGTTATCAGTTTCTATTAATCATCCCGATTCTGAAGATTTTATCAATGCTAAATTGGAACAAGGTAAAGTAACTGGTGCCAATGTTTCGGTAAGAATTGATGATGAGTTTATGAAAGCGGTAAAAGATGGAAAGACATACACTCAAAAATACCCTATTTTTAGTGCAACCCCTAAAGTGTCAAAATCTATTGATGCTAATGCGCTTTGGAAAAAAATCGTTCATAATGCATGGAAATCTGCCGAGCCAGGTATTTTATTCTGGGATACCATTATTAACGAATCGGTGCCAGATTGTTATGCCGATTTAGGTTATAAAACAGTATCTACCAATCCCTGTGGTGAGATTCCTTTATGTCCTTATGATTCATGTCGTCTTTTAGCGATTAATTTATTTTCATATGTAGAAAATCCGTTTACTAGTTCTGCGAAATTCAATTTCGAATTGTTTAAAAAACACGTCGCAGCTGCTCAACGTATTATGGATGATGTTATTGATTTGGAGCTTCTTAAAATTGATAATATTCTTAAGAAAATAGATGAAGATCCAGAACAAGATGAAGTAAAAAGAACCGAGAAAAATTTATGGTTAAACATTCAGCGTAAAGCAGAAGAAGGCCGTAGAACTGGTGTAGGAATTACTGCCGAAGGTGATATGTTAGCTGCTCTAGGAATTAAATACGGAAGTAAAGAAGGTAATGCTTTTTCTTTAGAGGTGCATAAAACTATTGCTATTGAGGCTTATCGAGCATCGGTGCATTTGGCAAAAGAACGTGGTGCCTTTGGGATTTTTGATATAGAACGCGAGAAAAATAATCCATTCATTCAACGACTAAAAGAAGCCGATGATAAATTGTATTATGAAATGCTTGAATATGGTCGTCGTAATATAGCTTTATTAACGATTGCTCCAACAGGGACCACGAGTTTAATGACGCAAACAACCTCTGGTATTGAACCGGTATTTATGCCGGTTTATAAAAGAAGAAGGAAGGTAAACCCTAATGATAAAGATGTTCGCGTAGATTTTGTAGATGAAGTAGGGGATTCATGGGAGGAATATGTGGTTTTTCACCACCGTTTTAAGCAATGGATGGAAGTGACCGGTGTGGATACTAAGGTTAATTATTCACAAGATGAAATTAACGCCTTAATTAAAAAATCACCGTATTATGAGGCAACTTCTAATGATGTTGATTGGTTGAGCAAGGTGAGTATGCAAGGTGCTATTCAAAAATGGGTAGACCACTCGATTAGTGTAACTATTAATTTGCCAAACGATGTTTCGGAAGATTTAGTAGGAGAACTGTATTTAAAAGCATGGGAAGTCGGATGTAAAGGTGTTACTGTTTATAGAGATGGTTCGCGTTCTGGTGTTTTAATTTCTAATGATGAAAAGAAGAAGGAAGAAACCGAAGAAACTTTAACAGCATTTCCTACCAAGCGACCGCAGTCGTTAGAGGCCGATGTGGTTCGTTTTCAAAATAGTAAAGAAAAGTGGATTGCTTTTATTGGGATTATAGACGGGAAACCTTACGAAGTTTTTACAGGTCTTGCCGATGATGAAGATGGTATTTTAATTCCGCGTTGGGTAAACAAAGGTGTTATTATAAAGAATAGAGGGGAAGATGGTGTACGACGTTACGATTTTCAATATAAAAACGCTAGGGGTTATAAAACGACTATTGAAGGGCTGTCACATAAATTTAATCCTGAATTTTGGAATTATGCTAAGTTGATTTCTAGTACATTACGTCATGGTATGCCTATCGATAAAATTGTAGATTTAATTAACAGTTTACAATTGGATAGCGAGTCTATTAATACCTGGAAAAATGGTGTGGTGCGTGCCTTAAAACGTTATGTTGAAGATGGTACTAAAGCTAAAGGACAGAAATGCGATGCTTGTAAGTCTACAAACTTAATTTATCAAGAAGGTTGTTTGACTTGTAAAGATTGTGGCTCTTCTAAATGCGGATAG
- a CDS encoding DUF3078 domain-containing protein, whose translation MRTSVLLITLFVSNVLSAQPDWLYIEEDKDDYKGPEWVQTNKVALDINEAVFVNWSEGGTNSISGLLDFKSVLNYSDSYYVWNNDAHLRYGINKQQKKEVRKTDDLFEINSNLGYKPDQASEWYYMARLNFRTQLTNGYTGSNEGDPISKFMAPGYLFFGGGMEYSKNKKKFLLYFSPLTLKATFVLDEKLANAGAFGVTGAEFDDQGNVVVPGEQFRREVGVLLTNTYERKLVKNINVKNQISLYSDYINNFGNVDVDWRLDFDFKVNSFVRANFGTHLRYDDDVKTLVPSDVEGEFDEAGAKVQWKQFLGVGVAFDF comes from the coding sequence ATGAGAACTTCTGTCTTATTGATTACTTTATTTGTGTCTAATGTTTTATCAGCACAACCAGATTGGTTGTACATTGAAGAAGATAAAGATGATTATAAAGGTCCAGAATGGGTGCAAACAAATAAAGTAGCCTTAGATATTAATGAAGCTGTATTTGTTAACTGGAGTGAAGGGGGTACCAATTCTATTTCTGGTCTATTAGATTTTAAAAGTGTCCTTAACTACTCCGATAGTTATTACGTATGGAATAACGATGCGCATTTGCGTTATGGGATTAACAAGCAGCAAAAAAAGGAGGTTAGAAAAACAGATGATTTATTCGAAATCAATTCAAACTTAGGGTATAAACCAGACCAGGCTTCAGAGTGGTATTATATGGCCCGACTTAATTTTAGAACGCAATTAACAAATGGTTATACTGGGTCCAATGAGGGTGATCCAATTTCTAAATTTATGGCACCTGGCTACTTGTTTTTTGGTGGCGGAATGGAGTATAGTAAAAACAAAAAGAAGTTTTTATTATATTTTTCACCCTTAACTTTAAAAGCCACATTCGTTCTAGATGAAAAGTTAGCTAATGCAGGAGCGTTTGGTGTGACAGGTGCAGAATTTGATGATCAAGGCAATGTGGTAGTTCCTGGAGAACAATTTAGACGTGAGGTTGGTGTGTTATTAACGAATACTTACGAGAGGAAATTAGTAAAAAACATTAATGTAAAAAATCAAATTAGTTTGTATTCCGACTATATTAATAACTTCGGAAATGTAGATGTCGATTGGAGATTGGATTTCGATTTTAAAGTAAATAGTTTTGTTCGAGCTAATTTTGGAACTCATTTACGTTACGACGACGATGTAAAAACGTTAGTGCCTTCCGATGTAGAAGGGGAGTTTGATGAGGCTGGCGCCAAAGTGCAATGGAAACAGTTTTTAGGTGTTGGCGTGGCATTCGATTTTTAA
- a CDS encoding AIR synthase related protein produces MSQEVSKRYAQRGVSASKEDVHNAIKNIDKGLFPKAFCKIVPDYLTNDEDYCLVMHADGAGTKSSLAYMYWKETGDVSVWKGIAQDALIMNIDDLLCIGATDNIMLSSTIGRNKNLIPGEVLSAIINGTEELLEDLKSFGVTIHSTGGETADVGDLVRTIIVDSTVTARMKRSDVIDNANIKVGDVIVGLESFGQATYEKEYNGGMGSNGLTSARHDVFHKYLAEKYPESFDASVPEDLVYSGGVKLTDAVENAPIDAGKLVLSPTRTYAPIIKKILSEYNSDTIHGMVHCSGGAQTKILHFVDEFHIIKDNMFPIPPLFKLIQEQSKTDWKEMYQVFNCGHRMELYVAPEVADAIIEISKSFNVDAKVIGRVEASSDKKLTIKSEFGEFTY; encoded by the coding sequence ATGAGTCAAGAGGTTTCAAAAAGATACGCGCAGCGCGGGGTTTCTGCATCAAAAGAAGATGTACATAATGCTATTAAGAACATTGATAAAGGATTGTTTCCGAAGGCATTTTGTAAAATAGTTCCAGATTATTTAACTAATGATGAAGATTATTGTTTGGTAATGCATGCCGATGGAGCAGGAACAAAATCATCCTTGGCTTATATGTATTGGAAAGAAACTGGCGATGTTTCGGTTTGGAAAGGTATTGCTCAAGATGCCTTAATTATGAATATCGATGATTTATTATGTATTGGAGCTACCGATAATATCATGCTGTCTTCAACCATTGGAAGAAATAAAAATTTAATTCCAGGAGAAGTGCTTTCAGCAATTATTAATGGTACCGAAGAGCTGTTAGAAGATTTGAAATCCTTTGGAGTTACTATTCATTCTACTGGAGGAGAAACTGCCGATGTTGGTGATTTAGTGCGAACTATTATAGTTGATTCAACAGTTACCGCACGTATGAAACGCAGTGATGTGATTGATAATGCTAATATTAAGGTTGGAGATGTTATTGTTGGACTGGAAAGTTTCGGACAAGCAACTTATGAGAAGGAATATAATGGAGGTATGGGCAGTAACGGATTAACTTCTGCACGTCATGACGTATTTCATAAATATTTAGCTGAAAAATATCCTGAAAGTTTTGATGCTTCAGTACCAGAAGATTTAGTGTATTCAGGTGGGGTAAAATTAACTGATGCTGTTGAAAACGCGCCTATAGATGCAGGGAAACTCGTTTTGTCTCCTACGCGTACTTATGCGCCAATAATTAAAAAAATTCTTTCGGAATATAATAGCGATACCATCCATGGTATGGTGCATTGCTCTGGAGGTGCGCAAACTAAAATACTACACTTTGTAGATGAATTTCATATTATAAAAGATAATATGTTTCCAATTCCACCATTGTTTAAATTAATTCAAGAGCAATCAAAAACCGATTGGAAGGAAATGTATCAGGTTTTTAATTGTGGACATCGAATGGAATTATATGTGGCTCCAGAAGTTGCAGATGCTATTATTGAAATATCAAAATCCTTTAATGTGGATGCCAAGGTGATTGGTCGTGTTGAAGCTTCCAGTGATAAGAAGCTTACAATAAAATCAGAGTTTGGTGAGTTTACTTATTGA
- a CDS encoding glutamine synthetase III produces MSTLRFHAIKESLAYKPVKIEEVERRSEIFGKNVFNMKTMRQYLTKDAFVGVENAVQFGKKIDRNIADQVASSMKDWALAKGVTHYTHWFQPLTGATAEKHDAFFETVGDDLAIEQFGGSQLVQQEPDASSFPNGGIRNTFEARGYTAWDPTSPAFIYGTTLCIPTIFVAYTGEALDYKTPLLRALQAVDTAATAVCKYFDKNVKKVTSSLGWEQEYFLIDKTLAASRPDIMLTGRTLLGHTSAKGQQLDDHYFGSIPNRALNFMRELEKECMLLGIPVKTRHNEVAPNQFEVAPIFEEANLAVDHNSLLMDIMGRIASKHNFKVLFHEKPFAGVNGSGKHNNWSLSTDTGVNLLAPGKTPMSSLQFLTFFVNTIKAVHKHEALLRAVIASASNDHRLGANEAPPAIISVFIGEQLKKVLEELEGVTKGKLSPQEKTELKLNVVGKIPDVLLDNTDRNRTSPFAFTGNKFEFRAVGSMANCGNPMTVLNTIVAKQLKDFKKEVDALIDKKDLKKDEAVFNVLREYIKSTKDVLFEGNSYGEAWEAEAKKRGLSNSKSTPEALKASISKETVSLFKEMNVMSEIETKARYEIEVEAYVMHIQIESRVLADIARNNIVPTAVKYQNVLIENVKGLKEIFDKNFKNVAREQITLIEEISNHIEGINSNVTKMIDERRNANKLLEMDKRAEAYSKKVMPFFDEIRYHCDKLELLVDDEIWPLTKYRELLFTR; encoded by the coding sequence ATGTCGACACTTAGATTTCATGCTATAAAAGAATCACTAGCTTATAAACCTGTCAAAATTGAAGAGGTGGAGCGAAGATCTGAAATATTTGGTAAAAATGTATTTAACATGAAAACCATGCGTCAATACCTCACGAAAGATGCTTTTGTAGGTGTTGAAAATGCGGTGCAATTTGGGAAAAAAATTGACAGAAATATAGCCGATCAAGTAGCGTCTTCTATGAAAGATTGGGCGCTAGCGAAAGGAGTAACCCACTATACTCACTGGTTTCAACCTTTAACGGGGGCGACGGCTGAAAAACACGATGCTTTTTTTGAGACGGTTGGTGATGATTTGGCTATTGAACAATTTGGGGGATCACAATTAGTACAGCAAGAACCTGATGCGTCTAGTTTTCCAAACGGCGGTATTCGTAATACTTTCGAAGCAAGAGGTTATACGGCTTGGGATCCTACTTCACCCGCATTTATTTATGGAACAACTTTATGTATTCCAACTATTTTTGTGGCCTATACAGGTGAGGCTTTGGATTATAAAACGCCTTTATTACGAGCTTTGCAAGCTGTAGATACTGCGGCTACAGCCGTTTGTAAATATTTTGATAAAAATGTAAAAAAAGTAACCTCTTCGTTAGGATGGGAACAAGAGTATTTTTTGATTGATAAAACCCTAGCCGCCAGTCGTCCTGATATCATGTTAACGGGCAGAACATTGCTAGGGCATACCTCGGCAAAAGGACAACAACTAGACGATCATTACTTTGGATCAATACCTAATCGCGCATTAAATTTTATGCGTGAACTGGAAAAAGAATGTATGCTTTTAGGGATTCCTGTGAAAACACGACATAATGAGGTAGCTCCAAACCAATTTGAAGTCGCTCCAATTTTTGAAGAAGCGAATTTAGCGGTAGACCATAATTCCTTGTTAATGGATATTATGGGCAGAATTGCTTCTAAACATAATTTTAAAGTGCTTTTTCATGAAAAGCCTTTCGCTGGTGTAAATGGCTCTGGAAAACATAATAACTGGTCGCTTTCTACCGATACTGGTGTAAACTTACTCGCGCCAGGAAAAACGCCAATGAGTAGTTTACAGTTTTTAACCTTTTTTGTTAATACGATTAAAGCGGTTCATAAACACGAAGCCCTATTAAGAGCGGTGATTGCTTCAGCAAGTAACGATCATCGATTAGGAGCTAATGAAGCGCCTCCAGCCATTATTTCTGTCTTTATAGGAGAACAATTGAAAAAAGTGCTTGAAGAGCTTGAAGGTGTTACAAAAGGGAAATTATCACCTCAAGAAAAAACAGAACTTAAACTGAATGTGGTTGGTAAAATTCCGGATGTTTTATTAGATAATACCGATAGAAACAGAACCTCTCCTTTTGCCTTTACAGGGAACAAGTTTGAATTTAGAGCCGTGGGTTCTATGGCAAACTGTGGAAACCCAATGACGGTTTTAAATACCATTGTAGCAAAGCAATTAAAAGATTTTAAAAAAGAGGTTGACGCCTTAATAGATAAAAAGGACTTGAAGAAAGACGAAGCTGTTTTTAATGTGCTTCGTGAATATATCAAGTCTACCAAAGATGTTTTATTCGAAGGGAACAGTTATGGTGAGGCGTGGGAAGCTGAGGCTAAAAAGCGTGGTTTAAGCAATAGTAAATCCACACCCGAAGCATTAAAAGCAAGTATTTCAAAGGAAACCGTATCTCTGTTTAAGGAAATGAATGTGATGAGTGAAATTGAAACTAAAGCACGTTATGAGATTGAAGTTGAAGCTTATGTGATGCATATTCAAATTGAAAGTCGTGTCTTGGCAGATATAGCAAGAAATAATATTGTGCCTACAGCAGTGAAGTATCAAAATGTATTGATAGAAAACGTTAAGGGCTTAAAAGAAATCTTTGATAAAAATTTTAAAAATGTTGCTAGGGAACAAATAACGTTAATTGAAGAAATTTCAAATCACATTGAAGGCATTAATTCAAACGTCACTAAAATGATAGATGAGCGAAGAAATGCAAACAAATTACTAGAAATGGATAAGCGGGCAGAGGCATACAGTAAAAAGGTGATGCCTTTCTTTGATGAAATCCGTTACCATTGTGATAAATTGGAACTTCTTGTTGATGATGAAATTTGGCCATTAACAAAATACAGAGAGTTATTATTTACGAGGTAG
- a CDS encoding glutamine synthetase beta-grasp domain-containing protein: MAKIKLEYIWLDGYYPTQNMRSKTKVEEHENFQGTLEEIGNWSFDGSSTRQAEGGSSDCLLVPVAIYPDPDRVNGWLVMTEVMNADGTPHVSNGRATIDDEDDDFWFGFEQEYFIMDTATQLPLGFPVGGYPAPQGMYYCSVGGKNTHGRDLVEEHADLCIEAGLNFEGINQEVASGQWEFQLFAKGAKKAGDEIWIARYLLDRLTEKYGYYIEYHPKPLGKDMDWNGSGMHANFSNNVLRTCGDKETYAKICEAFRPVVDEHIAVYGEFNDQRLTGLHETAAITDFSWGVSDRGASIRIPLIAVEKGYKGWLEDRRPASNGDPYKIAARIIKTVKSAKI; this comes from the coding sequence ATGGCAAAAATTAAATTAGAATACATTTGGTTAGATGGGTACTACCCAACTCAAAATATGAGAAGTAAAACCAAAGTAGAAGAGCATGAAAACTTTCAAGGAACTTTAGAAGAAATAGGAAACTGGTCTTTTGACGGATCTTCTACAAGACAAGCTGAAGGAGGCTCTTCAGATTGTTTACTTGTTCCTGTTGCTATTTACCCAGATCCAGATCGTGTTAATGGATGGTTAGTAATGACTGAAGTTATGAATGCAGACGGTACGCCTCACGTTTCTAACGGTAGAGCTACTATTGATGACGAAGATGATGATTTCTGGTTTGGTTTTGAGCAAGAATACTTTATCATGGATACAGCAACTCAATTACCATTAGGTTTCCCTGTTGGTGGTTACCCTGCTCCACAAGGTATGTACTACTGTTCAGTTGGTGGAAAAAACACCCATGGTAGAGATTTAGTCGAAGAGCATGCTGATTTATGTATTGAGGCTGGATTAAACTTTGAAGGTATCAACCAAGAGGTTGCTTCTGGACAATGGGAATTCCAATTATTTGCTAAAGGCGCTAAGAAAGCAGGAGATGAAATTTGGATTGCTAGATATTTATTAGACCGTTTAACTGAAAAATACGGATACTATATTGAATACCACCCAAAACCACTAGGTAAAGATATGGATTGGAATGGTTCTGGTATGCACGCTAACTTCTCTAACAATGTATTAAGAACTTGTGGGGATAAAGAAACTTACGCAAAAATTTGTGAAGCTTTCCGTCCAGTTGTTGATGAGCACATCGCAGTTTACGGTGAGTTTAACGACCAACGTTTAACAGGTTTACACGAAACTGCTGCTATTACAGATTTCTCTTGGGGAGTTTCAGATAGAGGTGCTTCAATCCGTATTCCATTAATCGCTGTAGAAAAAGGATACAAAGGATGGTTAGAAGATAGAAGACCAGCTTCTAACGGTGACCCATACAAAATTGCTGCAAGAATTATCAAAACTGTAAAATCAGCTAAGATCTAA
- a CDS encoding calcium/sodium antiporter: protein MSILLVVLGFILLVIGGEFLVRSSVALSFKFNISKMVIGMTVVSFATSAPELLVSVQAAFSGSPAIAINNVIGSNIANIGLVLGITALVSTIGVDRSFYRLNWPVMMVFSMALYYFLSNDLVLSMWEGGVLFAGLILFLVVLVRSARKDVGSDEVDDTLAVVSNFKIIIWLLIGAAALYFGSEWLVEGSKEIALAMGISEAVIGVSLIAIGTSVPELAASVIAAAKQEKAISLGNLIGSNIFNIGSVLGLTALVKSIPVTAPEILTNDIIWMLGFAAILVPLIFLPKKLQINRIKGLVLVGAYGVFMFLIFTNK from the coding sequence ATGAGTATTCTATTGGTTGTTCTAGGTTTTATTTTGTTAGTGATTGGTGGCGAGTTTTTAGTACGTTCATCGGTGGCACTTTCTTTTAAATTTAATATTTCTAAAATGGTTATTGGAATGACGGTGGTGTCATTCGCAACCTCTGCTCCAGAATTACTAGTAAGTGTTCAAGCGGCTTTTTCAGGGTCACCGGCAATAGCCATTAATAACGTTATTGGGTCTAATATAGCTAATATCGGATTGGTATTAGGAATAACAGCTTTGGTGAGTACCATTGGGGTAGATCGTTCTTTTTACAGGCTTAATTGGCCCGTAATGATGGTTTTTTCAATGGCCTTATATTATTTTTTAAGTAATGATTTGGTGTTATCTATGTGGGAAGGTGGAGTGCTGTTTGCTGGGCTTATTTTATTTCTTGTGGTTTTAGTGAGGAGTGCTAGAAAAGATGTTGGTTCCGATGAAGTGGATGATACCCTAGCCGTAGTTTCAAATTTTAAGATTATAATCTGGTTATTAATTGGAGCTGCAGCGCTTTATTTTGGGAGTGAATGGCTTGTTGAAGGCTCTAAAGAAATAGCATTAGCCATGGGGATTAGTGAAGCTGTAATAGGTGTTTCCTTAATTGCAATTGGTACTAGTGTACCTGAATTGGCTGCTTCGGTTATTGCGGCTGCTAAACAAGAAAAAGCCATTTCTTTAGGGAATTTAATTGGCTCAAATATTTTTAATATTGGATCGGTATTAGGGCTAACCGCATTGGTAAAGTCTATTCCTGTAACCGCTCCTGAAATTCTTACCAACGACATTATATGGATGTTAGGTTTTGCTGCCATTTTGGTTCCGTTAATATTTCTACCTAAAAAACTTCAAATAAATAGAATAAAAGGGCTCGTTTTAGTGGGTGCCTACGGCGTGTTTATGTTTTTAATATTTACCAATAAATAA
- a CDS encoding SsrA-binding protein — protein MKKHFFKILAKINKAVLPSYSKKQLDISKANKLQLAIIGWRWYVTKRTID, from the coding sequence ATGAAAAAACATTTTTTTAAAATCTTAGCCAAGATAAACAAGGCTGTACTACCAAGTTACTCTAAAAAACAGCTAGATATTTCAAAAGCGAATAAGTTACAGCTTGCCATTATAGGTTGGCGATGGTATGTCACAAAACGGACAATTGACTAA